Proteins from a genomic interval of uncultured Desulfuromusa sp.:
- a CDS encoding DMT family transporter, protein MSIVVMIVVLLAALLHASWNFFVKNTEDKSLSMSAVVVGHAPFALAAILISPLPDIKSLPYIFAGALLHVGYQLFLLTSYRIGDLSLVYPLARGSSPLIVAGISVVFLGVHLSWLELTAVMTIGAGIMSLTLVRRADGLRNGHAALLAIITGGFIASYSLVDGMGAREAGTALGFYGCLSIVNAVIFAVTMRIFHPGTITRLVYKDWRLALRGGGASFFAYAMVTWAFTVAPIPLVTALRETSIIFALLLGVFVLKERLDLMKVFATVCTLLGIGLLRINR, encoded by the coding sequence ATGTCTATTGTCGTGATGATCGTTGTCCTGCTTGCTGCTTTATTGCATGCCTCCTGGAATTTCTTTGTCAAAAATACCGAAGACAAATCTCTCAGTATGAGCGCAGTTGTTGTGGGGCATGCGCCTTTTGCTCTGGCTGCGATTTTAATTTCGCCACTCCCCGACATCAAGTCGCTGCCTTATATATTTGCAGGTGCGTTACTGCATGTCGGTTATCAACTTTTTTTATTAACCTCTTATCGCATCGGTGATCTGAGTCTGGTCTATCCTTTGGCGCGTGGTTCTTCTCCTTTGATTGTCGCTGGAATCTCGGTTGTATTTCTGGGCGTGCATCTTTCATGGCTTGAGCTGACAGCCGTGATGACCATTGGTGCCGGTATTATGAGTCTGACTCTGGTGCGTCGTGCGGACGGGCTTCGCAATGGTCATGCTGCATTACTGGCCATAATCACCGGTGGATTTATCGCTTCCTATTCGCTTGTGGATGGTATGGGGGCACGTGAAGCAGGGACTGCACTTGGTTTCTATGGTTGTTTGTCCATCGTCAATGCCGTTATTTTTGCAGTCACGATGAGAATTTTTCACCCTGGTACGATAACAAGATTGGTTTACAAGGACTGGCGGCTCGCACTTCGTGGGGGCGGAGCCTCGTTTTTTGCGTACGCAATGGTGACCTGGGCCTTTACCGTAGCTCCGATACCTTTAGTTACTGCTTTGCGTGAAACTAGTATCATATTTGCGCTTTTGCTCGGTGTCTTTGTTCTCAAAGAACGGCTTGATCTTATGAAAGTGTTTGCCACGGTCTGTACTCTTTTGGGGATTGGTCTGCTGCGGATCAATCGCTAA